In the genome of Streptomyces sp. Tu 3180, the window GCCGGGGGTTCCCGCACCGGCGGCGGGCACGCGCAGGGCCAGCAGGGCGACGTCGTCCCCACCGGGGTCGATCCGTGCCAGCAGCTCGTCGCAGAAGTCGTCCACGGTCCGCCCCGCCGTGCGCCGGGCCAGGACCGCGGCGTGGTGCCGGAGCTTGGCCAGACCGAGGTCGATGGAGCGGCCCCGGCTCTCCACCAGGCCGTCGGTGTAGAGGAGCAGGGTGGAGTCCGGGGGGAGGTCCTCGTACGCGTCGGGCCAGCTCAGATCCAGGTGCAGGACGGCGCTCATGCCGATCAGCGGTCCGTGGCCGCCGGTCAGGAAGCGCGTGTCGCCCTCGCCGGTCACCAGCAGGGGCGGCGGGTGCCCGGCGGTGACCCAGTGCAACTGCCAGGGACCGCCCTCTTCGCCCTCCACCCGGGCGAAGACGAGGGTGGCCATCGGGGCGTCGCTGGTGTGGGTCACGGCCTCGTCCAGACGGCGCATGATCAGACTGGGCGGCTCCTGGTGGTCCCAGGCCAGGGCGCGCAGCATGTTGCGGACCTCCGCCATGTGCGCGGCGGCCTGCCGGTCGTGGCCGACCACGTCCCCGATGACCAGGGCCGTGACGCCGTCGGAGAGCAGGAAGGCGTCGTACCAGTCGCCCCCGATCTCCATGGCGCTCTGCGCGGGGAGGTAGCGGGCGGCCATCCGCAGGTAGTCCACCTGGGGGAGAGGGGCGAGCAGCTGGCGCTGCATGGTCTCGGCGACGCTCCGCTGCTCGTGGTACAGCCGGATGTTGTCCATCGCCATCCCGAGGCGCCGGCCGATGTCGGACAGCAGCCTGACCTCGGCGTCCGAATGGGCGGGGGCGCTCCCGGTGCGGGCCACGGTCAGCATCCCGAAGGACCGCTGCCGGGCACGCAGCGGCACCACGACGGCCGACCGGCCGCCGAGCCGGTCGAACAGCACCCGGTGCGTGGCGGCCAGCGGGGCGTCCGGGTCCGCGGCGAGTTCCCCGGCGGTCGTCCGGACGGGCTCGTCGCCCCTCATGGCGCGTTCCACCGGCCGCAGGCTCTCCGCCGGCAACGGCGGGAACGGCCCTTCCGGGGACACCGGCCGCTCCCCGTCGCGGGCGCTGCGAAGGACGATCCGCTCCCCTTCCCCCGCCACCGCGGGACACAGGTCCAGTACGGCCCAGTCACCCATCCTCGGCACCAGCAGGCGCAGCAGCCGGCGGCCCATGCCGGAGGCGTCCACGGTGGACATGAGCAGCGCCGACACGTCCGCCACCAGGTTCAGCCGAGCGGTCAGCGCCTCCAGGGCGGCGGTGTGCGCCGCGGCCCGCTCCTCGGCCTCGCGCTGCAGGCTGAAGTCGTGGAAGACCACCACCATCCCGCTCGCGCCGCCCGTCACCCGCAGGGGAGTGGTCGACCAGATGATCGGCACGGTCGCGCCGTCGGCGCGCAGGAAGTACTCCTCGCTGCCCAGTCCCCCGGACCCGCCCCCGCGCAGGGGAGCCAGCATCGAGCACTGCTCGCGCGGCACGGGACCGCCGTCGCGCCGGCGGTGCAGCAGGTCGTGCGCGTCGTGGCCGAGCATCTCCTCCTCGGACCGGCCCAGCAGGCGCTCGGCCCAGGGGTTGACGAACGTGACGCGTCCCGAGGCGTCGACCGTGAAGACGCCCGCGCCCAGGTCGTGAAGGACCGCGTACAGGAAGGCCGCGTCCGCGACCCGGTCGGTCCCGTTCACGGCTCCACCGTCCCCTCGTCGTTTCGGACGTCCGTCCGGGACAGATGGCCTCAGCCGCCACCGCTCTGCGGGCCGTGTGCCCACAGGGGCGCGAACCATGCTCGGCGCCGGGCGCGGCGGGGGCGGGGGACGTCCGCGCGGCCCCCGCCGGACGGTCCGTCCCGCCCCGGTCCCGCTCGGGAGCGCGCTCGAAGAGGATCATGAAGGGGGAGGGGTCCGCCGGCGAGGACGCGGGTGAGCCCTTCACCGGCCGCGCCGGGCGGAGCCGGAACCCGCCGCACCGGCCGCGGCGCGCCGCCCGGCCCTGATCCGGCAGGCGGCGCGGTCACGCGGGCGGACGGGAGACGATCCAGCGGTGCCGCACCTGCCAGGTGCCGCCGTCGCCGGTCGCGCCGCGCAGGCCGTGCACGGCCCGCGGTCCGGCGAGCGCCGGGAGCCGGGAGTCCTGCAGGGAGGCGAAGGCATAGGTCCTGGCCGGGTCCCAGTCGGTGGAGTGACGCAGCCGGCGGGCGAGCTGGGCGAATCCGGGCACGGCTGCGGCGATCACCCAGGCGTCGGGTTCCCCGGCGGTCAGCCGGGTCGCGGGGCGCAGCCAGGACGCCGCGGTCTCGGGCCAGTCCACGGTGGCGAGGACCGTGCCGCCGCGGTTCTCCCAGGCCGCTGTGAACGCTTCGGCCGCGCGGCGGCAGGAGTCGTCACGGCTGTGACCGACGGCGACCGTCGTGATCCCCGGGCGATGCGGCGTCAGCAGGCCGAGCAGCGCGTCGAGTTCCCGCCCGGTGTGCGGAGCCGGCGATGGCAGGACGCCGTGGGCCGCGAGGTCCGCGGCCGTGATGAGGGGCGAGCGGGACTCCGGCCGCTCGTCGCGGCCGGTCATGACGCGGAGCCGCTTTCACGGCCCGCCCCGGTGGCGCGGGTGGCGGCTTTCCAGCGGGCGTACGCCCGGGGCAGGCATCTGGCACAGGGCCGGTAGCCCGCGGCGACCGCGGTGGCCTCGTCCGGGAAGAAGACCCGGTGGGCCGCGTAGTGGCCGCGGGCGAGGGCCCGCAGCGCCGAGGGGCAGTCCAGACGCCCGTACAGCCGTGTGCGCCGGTGCCCGCCCAGCGTGCCCGGAACGGCGCTCCGGTACGGTCTGCCGTCCGCGCCCAGCAGCGTGTACGCGCGTCGTGCGGTGTCGCCCGTCATGCCGCGTCGTGGAAGACGAGGCCCAGGGTGTGGCGCCGCCCGGAGCGGACGGCGCTCACGCCGTGGCGCATCGGGCCGTTGGACCAGCCCCGTTTCGAGGCGACGGGCCGGTCGCGGGTGGTGAAGACCAGTCCGTGGCCCTGGGGCAGGGTGGTGGACGATCCGCGCGACTGGGCGCGGGGGCGCTGCTCGGTCATGATGAACTCGCCTCCGGTGAAGTCCGTGCCGGGGGCGTCGAGCCCGATGACGACCTGCAGCGGGAAGAGCATCTCGCCGAACACGTCGCGGTGCAGGGCGTTCCAGTCGCCCTTGCCGTAGCGCAGCAGGATCTGGGCGGACTTGTCCTGCCCGGCCCGGTGGCACATCGCCAGCCACTCGTCGAGGTCGTCGGGCCACGGGGCGGGCCGCCCCAGCTTCCGGGCCCAGTCCCGCGCGACGGGCAGCAGCCGGGGATAGAAAGCCTCCCGCAGTTCGCGCACCACGTCCGGCAGCCGGTGGGTGAAGTAGCGGTACTGGCCGCTGCCGAAGCGGTACCGGGCCATGTCGACCGTGGTGCGGAAGTGCTCGGGCTCGTCGTACAGCGCGGAGACCGCCCGGCATTCGCCGGGGGTGAGGAGCCGGTCGGTGAGCGCGCTGCCGTGCTCGTTCAGCTCGTCGGTGAGCGCTGTCCAGTCCCCGGCTGCGACACGGTCGTCGATGCCGGCCGTCGGATGGGTCATGTCGAGGGACTCCTCGGTCCTTGGAGGTTCGCCCGGCCCGCGGCGGGGGGGCGCCGCGGTTCACAGGAGCGTGGGCTGCAGCACGCCCTCGTGGGTGAGCAGCCACACCTTGCGCTCGACACCGGCGGCGTAGCCGCGCATGGTGCCGTCCGCGCCGATCACGCGGTGACAGGGCCGCACCAGCAGCAGCGGGTTGGCTCCGATCGCGGCGCCCACCGCCTGGATGCCCTGCCGCGGGACGCCGAGCTGTTCGGCGAGCTCGCCGTAGGTGGTCGACGTGCCGAAGGGGATGTCCTCCAGCGCGCGCCACACCCGCTGCTGGAAGTCCGTGCCGGTCGGGGTGAACCGGATGTCGAACCGGGTGAGTTCCCCGGCGAAGTAGGCCGCCACCTGACGGGAGACGTCCGCGAGGGCCTCGGGATCGTGCAGCCAGTCGGACCGTACGGCGGGTGTGTTCCGCCCGCCGGGCATGGACAGCGAGGTGAGGGTGACCTGTCCGTCGGTCCTCTCCCCCACCAGCAGCAGGTCGCCCAGGGGGCTGGCGATGGTCGACCAGAGCGTCATGGTCGCCTCCTCCTCGTGATCTTTCGTCGCACCTTCCACCCTGCCGTCTCCCGGACGGTGTTGCTGGCGGGATTCGGACATCGCGGTGCGGTGTGCCGCCGGGGCCTTCACCTCCGCCCGGCCCGGGCGGGAGGGCGCGATCCCCCGGCGGGGAGCCGTGCGCGAGCCGGCGCGGCCGGGCGTCAGCGGCCGTCCCCGTGCCAGGGCGCGTCGGGCCTGGTGGGCCGGGCGCCGGCGGCGAGCCGCAGGGCGTGGACCGGCCGGGCGCCGTCGTGGACGGGGCCCAGGTAGTGGTGTCCGGTCATGTGGCACCAGGCGGGCAGGTCGAGCGGGGCCGCCGGGTCGGTGGTGACGACGTGGACGACGGTGCCCGGCCGGGCACCGTCGATCTCCTCGCGGAGGCGGAGCAGGAGGGTGACGCAGAGCAGGCCGGTGCCGTCGACGGTGATGTCCGGCGCGGGGACGTCCGGGACCACGGGGCTCACCGGCGGTGGGCGGTCGCGGCGATGGCGGGCAGCAGGGCGAGGGAGAGGACGCCGCCGGTGAGGGCGAGGGCGGGGTAGCCGGTGGCGGCGACCATGATGCCGGAGGCCATGCCGCCGGTGGCGCCGGCGATGGCGATGGCGACGTCGACCAGCCCCTGGGTCCTGGCGCGGGTGGCGAGCGGGACGGTGTCGGTGATGATCGCGGTGCCCGACACGAGGCCGAAGTTCCAGCCGATGCCGAGCAGCACGAGGGCGAGGGCGAGGAGGGCGACGGAGTCGCCGGGGGCGGCCGCGGCGAGGACGCCGGAGGCCAGGAGGGTGATCCCGGAGGCGGCGGCGACCTTCATGCGGCCGTAGCGGTCGGCCAGCCGGCCCGTCAGGGGCAAGGGCAGGTACATGGCGCCGATGTGGAGGGCGATGACGAGGCCGGAGGCGGCGGTCCCGTGGCCGTGGTCGTGCATGTGCACCGGCGTCATGGTCATGATCGCGACCATGACGAGCTGGGTGAGGACCATGACGAGCGCGCCGAGGACGACGCCCGTGCGGCCCTCCCGGGTGCCGGGGGCGTGGGCCGGGGCGGGATCGGCGGTGGTGTCCGCCGCCGCCAGGGCGAGGGAACGGGCGGTGAGCAGCGGGTCGGGCCGCAGCCACAGGGCGAGGACGAGGGCGGCGAGCGCGTAGGCGGCGCCGGACAGGATGAAGGGCCCGGCGAGGGCCGGGATGCCGAGGGTCTCGGCGAGGGCGCCGGTGGGTGCGGCGAGGTTGGGGCCGGCGACACCGCCGAGGGTGGTGGCGACCAGGACGGTGGAGACGGCCCGGGCGCGGTGGCCGGGTCGGGCGAGGTCGGCCCCGGCGTAGCGGGCCTGGAGATTGGTGGCGGTGCCCGCTCCGTAGACGAACAGGGCGATGAACAGCAGGGCGGCGTTGTCGAGGGCGGCGGCGGTGATGACGCCGGCCGAGCCGACGGCGCCGGTGAGGTACCCGGTGGCCAGTCCGGGGCGGCGGCCGCGGGCCTGGGAGATGCGGCCGACGGCGACGGCGGCGAGTGCGGATCCCGCGGTGAACAGGGCGCTGGGCAGTCCGGCGAGGCTGGTGGTGCCGAGCATCCCCTGGGCGAGGAGCGCGCCGACGGTGACGCCGGCGGCGAGTCCGGCGCCGCTGAGGACCTGGGAGGCGACCAGGACGCGCAGGACGCGGCGCTGGGCCTGTCCGGGATCGGACAGGGAGGGAGTCGTGCCGGCGGCGGGTGCGGTAGGGGTCATGTGGCTTTCCGGAACGGTGGTGGACGGCGCGGGTCGGTGGGTGGGCGGGGTGTCGGGCGCACTGCCCGGGCCGGTGCGGGCCGGGCGGTGCGCGGCGGCCGCCGGGGTCAGGGCTGCTGCCGCCTCCCGGCGTCTCCCGCGGTGCTCCGGAAGCCCGGGCACAGCCGCGGCGGCGCCGCCCCGGCGCCCCGTGGCTCGACCGGCGCGGTGGCGTCGTGGTTCCGGTGGACCGGCCCCCCCGGTGAGGCCCGGGTACGACGGAGGGCCGCCGGGGGCGTCGCTCACGCCGTCTCCCCGGCGTGCACGGGCAGATCGGCCAGGCGCCACTCGAGCATGCCGTCGTTGAGCCGGATCGCCCGCCGTCCGTGGTCGGCCAGGAGCCGTACGGCGTCGTGGGCCAGCGCGCAGTACTCGCCGCGGCAGTAGACGACGACCTCGGCCCCCTCGGGCAGCTCGCCGACGCGGCCGGCCAGCTCCGCGACGGGAATGTTGATCGCGCCGGGGATGTGCCCGGCCCGGTACTCCTCCACCGGCCGCACGTCGAGCACCGTCACGTCGCCGGCGGCGACCCGGGCCAGCAGTTCCTCGTGGGTGACCGCGACGGCGTCGTCCTCGCCCAGGTAGGCGTTCCGGGCGGCGGGGACGGCTGCCTGGTGGCGGTCGGCGACCTTGCGCAGCAGGGCGAACAGCTGGGCCACGTCGTCGCCGGCGAGCCGGTAGTGGATCCGGACCCCCTCACGGCGGGTGGCCACGAAACCGGCCTGCCTGAGCGTCTGCAGATGAGCCGAGGCGGTGGTCAGGTTCAGCCCGGCGGCCTTCGCCAGCGCGTCGACGGTGCGCTCGCCCTGGGCGAGCAGATCGAGCAGTTCCAGACGCTTTCCGCTGGCCAGCGCCTTGCCGCTGGCCGCGAACGCGTCGTACAGCGCGGCCTTCGTGCCGCTCGTGGCGGGGTCTCGCATCACATCCTCCAAAAATCCATGGATCACTGTAATCGATGTCGGGCGCCGGCGTTCCCCGCCTCGCGTCCCCTCGCGCACCCCGCACGCGCCGGCCATCCGGGAAGGGCGCCGCTCGCGGCGGACGGTGAGGTGGAGCGGGGCCCGGCCGCGCGGCTCCCGATCGGGGCGGGGCCGGCCGGGGACCCGGGCGCGCTCGTCGGCGTACGCACCGGACGGGGCGGCCACACCACCGTCGGTACGGCGGCGGCACCGGCCGGAGGACGCCCGCGGGCGGGAGGCCGTGGGAGGAGCGGCGAGCGGTCCGTTCCCCCGTCGCACACCGGCTCGGGGCGCCGCTCCCCGGGACGTGGTGAGGGGGCCGGTCCGTCCGCCCGCCGGCGCCCTCCCGGAGGCAGGTGTCTGCCGCCCGGGTCACGGCTCGTGGCGGCGGTACGGGGCACGGCCGCCCCACGGCACGGCGATCCGGTCCACCGATGCGTCCACGGCTGCCTCCTGGAGGGATCGGCGGCGAAGCCCGGCACACGTGCGTCATCGGTCCCCCGCCCGCACTCCCTGGCGCCGCCGTTCACGTCCCCGGCGCCGGTCCGCGGGCGCCGGGGGCGTTTCTCACGCCGTCGGCCCGGCCCCCGTGCGGACGTGCTCGTCGGAGTCGGCGGGGACGGCGCGGGCGCAGGCCGCGCGCAGACCGGGCAGGTCGATGAACTCGGTGTGGGTGCCGGCGCTTCCGCAGACGAAGGCACCGGAGACGGAACCGGCCAGCACGCAGTCCTCGAGCGGCCGCCCCTCCAGCAGGGCGTGCAGGAAGGCGGCGACGAACGCGTCGCCCGCGCCGTTGGTGTCGACGACCGGCCGTTCCGGCCGCACCGCGGGGAAGTGCCGCGGTTTCCCCGCGCCCCGCACCAGCACGTGACAGCCCGCCGCGCCGTCGGTGGCCACCACGAACCGGGCCCGGCCCTCGTCGACGATCCGGTGCAGCACCTCGTCGAGCCGGCCGCGCAGGGCCGCCGCGCTGAGGAACACGTAGTCGGAGGCGAGGGCGTAGGTGAGGTGGTGGGGGTCGGACCCGTCCCAGTCGTGCAGATCGGTGGAGCTGGTCACGCCCTGACGGTGGACGTCCTCGTACATGTCGCGGTTGTGACCGACGATCGACAGGTGGACGTGCCGCGCCCGCCGGAGGTGCGGCAGGTAGAACGAGCGGGGCAGCCGCAGGTCCGCCGGGTGCCGGGAGTCGTAGAAGGAGAACCGGCGGCCCCGGGCGTCGACCAGGTTGATGCCGCGCGGGGTGCCGTGCGGGGACACCAGGTGGCTGAAGTCCAGTCCCCGCTCGGCGTACGCGGCGAGCACCGCGTGACCCTGCGGATCGTCCCCGAGGAAGTCGATGAACTTGGTGGCGAGCCCGAGCGCCTGACAGCCGAGCGCCACACCGTTCCCGGTGTGCGCGACGTAGTCGTGCACGGGTGGGACGTGCGTCGAGTCGCCCGGGGGGACCTCCAGCTTCTCGACGCGGACGATGGTGTCCACTCCGGCGCCGCCGACCACCAGGACGTCGTGGGGGGACAGGCTCATGTGCGGCATCCTCGGGTCGAGGGCGGTGGCGCGGACGGCGCGGGAAGCGAGTCAAGCACCTTGCTCCGGAAGGCTGCAAGCATGCGCTGGAAGTTTCAGCCGCCCACCACCGGCACGGCGCTGCCCGGGGTTCCGCGGACGATCTCGAGCTCGATGTCATGCCGGGGTGATGCCGAGTGCCGGGAACCGGCGCGGCTCGGTGGGCGGACGGGAAAGGGTTGGGCGATGGCGGCGGCGGAGCCCCGGGGTGCCGGGAAGGGGCCGGCGCGGCCGGACTGGGAGCTGATGCCCCTGGAAGGCGTCGGGCCGCTGTGGTTCGGCATGCGTGTCACCGAGGTCGCCGCGGTGCTGCCGAGCATGTCCGAGCTGCGTCGGTTCCCGGCCGACCCCTCGTTTCCGGAGGTCCTCGGCGTGGAGTTCGGCACGAGGCGTGCGGAGCCCGCCGTGTACGCCTACTTCCTCGACGACCGGTTGTCCTGTGTCGCGGTCGACGCGGCCCGAGGACCCCAGGTGACGCTCTGGGGAAGGGAGTTGACCGCCTGCGTCCCCGCCGACCTGGAACGGTTCCTCCTGCACGCTCACGGGTGTGGAGTGCTCGACGTGTCCTACGGCCCGCGGGGGAACCCCGGAGCCGACGGGCTGGGGCTCGTGCTGCGGGTGCAGGACGTCGCCGGCGGCGTGGTGACCCGGCCCGTCGTGGTGGGCCGGAACTGGGCCGACCGGTGCACCGACGACTGGGAGGGCGCGGTCCCGGAGTGCGAGTGGGCGGGCCGTCCGTGGCCCCGGGCGGGTGAAACGGGGTCCCGGCCCGTCCCCGCCGCACGGCGCGCGCGGAGCGCCCGGACGTGATCGGCCCCGGCCCGGACGACACGATCCCGGGCCGGGGCCGGACGCGTCCGCGGGTCAGTCGAGCGCGGCGGCGTACATGCCGGGCTCGTAGGAGCCTCCCTTCTGGTGGACGATCACGGCGAGCCGGTTGGCCGCGTTGATCACGGCGACCAGCGCGACCAGCGCGGCGATCTGGTCGTCGTCGTAGTGCTTGCGCACCTGGGCCCAGGTCTCGTCGGACACGCCGGTGTGGGCGTCGGCGAGCCGGGTGCCCTCCTCGGCGAGCGCCAGCGCGGCCCGCTCGGCCTCGTCGAACACGGTGGACTCGCGCCAGACGGCGACCAGGTGGAGCCGGACGGCGGTCTCACCCGCGGCCGCGGCCTCCTTGGTGTGCATGTCGACGCAGTGGCCGCAGCCGTTGATCTGGCTGGCGCGCAGCGACACCAGTTCCCGCGTGGACCTCGGCAGCGGCGACCGGTGGACCACCAGGGCGGCGTTCGCGAACCGCTTGGCGAACCTGGCGGCGATCTCGTTGTCGAACAGGTCGCATCGGGCGTCCATGACGTCGTCCTCACTGGTGACTCGTGGCGGGTGCCGGACGGACACGAGATGCCGGCGACCCGTTCCCCCGTGACGGGACGACCGTGTGACGTGCGCCACCGCTCGCGGATGTCACAGAGCCGCCGGGGCGGGCGTCTGGTGCGCGTGACACCGTCGCGAGCGAACAGGCAGGAGCAAGCGGTGAAGAGCGAGCACAGCGAGCGCACACGGGACACGGCCGGGCAGCCCGCCGGCGGTGGCCGCACGGACCCCGCCACCGAGGCGTTCGTCGCCCACCGCAACCTGCTGTTCACCGTCGCCTACGAGATGATCGGCTCGGCCGCCGACGCGGAGGACGTCCTGCAGGAGACCTGGCTGCGGTGGGCGGGCGTCGATCTCGGCACGGTGCGCGACCCGCGCGCCTACCTGGTCCGGATCACCACGCGTCAGGCGCTGAGCCGGCTGCGCACGCTCGGCCGGCGCAGGGAGTCCTACGTCGGCTCCTGGCTGCCCGAGCCGTTGCTCACCTCGCCCGACGTGGCCGAGGACGTCGAACTGGCCGACAGCGTCTCGATGGCGATGCTGCTGGTGCTGGAGACGCTCGCGCCGACCGAGCGGGCGGTGTTCGTGCTGCGCGAGGTGTTCGGCCTCGGGTACGACGAGATCGCCGAAGCCGTCGACAAGAACCCGGCCGCGGTCCGCCAGATCGCGCACCGGGCACGGGCCCACGTCGTGGCGCGCCGGCCGCGCGGGACCGTCTCCCCGGCCCGGACCCGGGAGGCGCTCGACGCGTTCCGGCGGGCGATCGAAACGGGTGATCTGCAGGGGCTGCTCGACATCCTCGCGCCGGACGTGGTCCTCCTGGGTGATGGGGG includes:
- a CDS encoding metalloregulator ArsR/SmtB family transcription factor; the encoded protein is MRDPATSGTKAALYDAFAASGKALASGKRLELLDLLAQGERTVDALAKAAGLNLTTASAHLQTLRQAGFVATRREGVRIHYRLAGDDVAQLFALLRKVADRHQAAVPAARNAYLGEDDAVAVTHEELLARVAAGDVTVLDVRPVEEYRAGHIPGAINIPVAELAGRVGELPEGAEVVVYCRGEYCALAHDAVRLLADHGRRAIRLNDGMLEWRLADLPVHAGETA
- a CDS encoding RNA polymerase sigma-70 factor, whose amino-acid sequence is MKSEHSERTRDTAGQPAGGGRTDPATEAFVAHRNLLFTVAYEMIGSAADAEDVLQETWLRWAGVDLGTVRDPRAYLVRITTRQALSRLRTLGRRRESYVGSWLPEPLLTSPDVAEDVELADSVSMAMLLVLETLAPTERAVFVLREVFGLGYDEIAEAVDKNPAAVRQIAHRARAHVVARRPRGTVSPARTREALDAFRRAIETGDLQGLLDILAPDVVLLGDGGGVRQAVLRPVVGAGKVARLLVAGLERIPAGASLGRAQVNGHPALVFRVDGAIDTVVAVRVDDGLVTRLYAVRNPEELSYMQRKTTLRR
- a CDS encoding 2OG-Fe(II) oxygenase yields the protein MTHPTAGIDDRVAAGDWTALTDELNEHGSALTDRLLTPGECRAVSALYDEPEHFRTTVDMARYRFGSGQYRYFTHRLPDVVRELREAFYPRLLPVARDWARKLGRPAPWPDDLDEWLAMCHRAGQDKSAQILLRYGKGDWNALHRDVFGEMLFPLQVVIGLDAPGTDFTGGEFIMTEQRPRAQSRGSSTTLPQGHGLVFTTRDRPVASKRGWSNGPMRHGVSAVRSGRRHTLGLVFHDAA
- a CDS encoding carboxymuconolactone decarboxylase family protein, whose amino-acid sequence is MDARCDLFDNEIAARFAKRFANAALVVHRSPLPRSTRELVSLRASQINGCGHCVDMHTKEAAAAGETAVRLHLVAVWRESTVFDEAERAALALAEEGTRLADAHTGVSDETWAQVRKHYDDDQIAALVALVAVINAANRLAVIVHQKGGSYEPGMYAAALD
- a CDS encoding Ada metal-binding domain-containing protein, translated to MTGDTARRAYTLLGADGRPYRSAVPGTLGGHRRTRLYGRLDCPSALRALARGHYAAHRVFFPDEATAVAAGYRPCARCLPRAYARWKAATRATGAGRESGSAS
- a CDS encoding sulfurtransferase TusA family protein, with the protein product MSPVVPDVPAPDITVDGTGLLCVTLLLRLREEIDGARPGTVVHVVTTDPAAPLDLPAWCHMTGHHYLGPVHDGARPVHALRLAAGARPTRPDAPWHGDGR
- a CDS encoding carbohydrate kinase family protein, translating into MSLSPHDVLVVGGAGVDTIVRVEKLEVPPGDSTHVPPVHDYVAHTGNGVALGCQALGLATKFIDFLGDDPQGHAVLAAYAERGLDFSHLVSPHGTPRGINLVDARGRRFSFYDSRHPADLRLPRSFYLPHLRRARHVHLSIVGHNRDMYEDVHRQGVTSSTDLHDWDGSDPHHLTYALASDYVFLSAAALRGRLDEVLHRIVDEGRARFVVATDGAAGCHVLVRGAGKPRHFPAVRPERPVVDTNGAGDAFVAAFLHALLEGRPLEDCVLAGSVSGAFVCGSAGTHTEFIDLPGLRAACARAVPADSDEHVRTGAGPTA
- a CDS encoding methylated-DNA--[protein]-cysteine S-methyltransferase; the encoded protein is MTLWSTIASPLGDLLLVGERTDGQVTLTSLSMPGGRNTPAVRSDWLHDPEALADVSRQVAAYFAGELTRFDIRFTPTGTDFQQRVWRALEDIPFGTSTTYGELAEQLGVPRQGIQAVGAAIGANPLLLVRPCHRVIGADGTMRGYAAGVERKVWLLTHEGVLQPTLL
- a CDS encoding SpoIIE family protein phosphatase; translated protein: MNGTDRVADAAFLYAVLHDLGAGVFTVDASGRVTFVNPWAERLLGRSEEEMLGHDAHDLLHRRRDGGPVPREQCSMLAPLRGGGSGGLGSEEYFLRADGATVPIIWSTTPLRVTGGASGMVVVFHDFSLQREAEERAAAHTAALEALTARLNLVADVSALLMSTVDASGMGRRLLRLLVPRMGDWAVLDLCPAVAGEGERIVLRSARDGERPVSPEGPFPPLPAESLRPVERAMRGDEPVRTTAGELAADPDAPLAATHRVLFDRLGGRSAVVVPLRARQRSFGMLTVARTGSAPAHSDAEVRLLSDIGRRLGMAMDNIRLYHEQRSVAETMQRQLLAPLPQVDYLRMAARYLPAQSAMEIGGDWYDAFLLSDGVTALVIGDVVGHDRQAAAHMAEVRNMLRALAWDHQEPPSLIMRRLDEAVTHTSDAPMATLVFARVEGEEGGPWQLHWVTAGHPPPLLVTGEGDTRFLTGGHGPLIGMSAVLHLDLSWPDAYEDLPPDSTLLLYTDGLVESRGRSIDLGLAKLRHHAAVLARRTAGRTVDDFCDELLARIDPGGDDVALLALRVPAAGAGTPGDTSPPPPRQSPRSPAAPGRAAPGSAVEHSEVLDPTRATGRGEATWE
- a CDS encoding MFS transporter → MTPTAPAAGTTPSLSDPGQAQRRVLRVLVASQVLSGAGLAAGVTVGALLAQGMLGTTSLAGLPSALFTAGSALAAVAVGRISQARGRRPGLATGYLTGAVGSAGVITAAALDNAALLFIALFVYGAGTATNLQARYAGADLARPGHRARAVSTVLVATTLGGVAGPNLAAPTGALAETLGIPALAGPFILSGAAYALAALVLALWLRPDPLLTARSLALAAADTTADPAPAHAPGTREGRTGVVLGALVMVLTQLVMVAIMTMTPVHMHDHGHGTAASGLVIALHIGAMYLPLPLTGRLADRYGRMKVAAASGITLLASGVLAAAAPGDSVALLALALVLLGIGWNFGLVSGTAIITDTVPLATRARTQGLVDVAIAIAGATGGMASGIMVAATGYPALALTGGVLSLALLPAIAATAHRR
- a CDS encoding ABC transporter substrate-binding protein, producing MTGRDERPESRSPLITAADLAAHGVLPSPAPHTGRELDALLGLLTPHRPGITTVAVGHSRDDSCRRAAEAFTAAWENRGGTVLATVDWPETAASWLRPATRLTAGEPDAWVIAAAVPGFAQLARRLRHSTDWDPARTYAFASLQDSRLPALAGPRAVHGLRGATGDGGTWQVRHRWIVSRPPA